Proteins from a single region of Hordeum vulgare subsp. vulgare chromosome 6H, MorexV3_pseudomolecules_assembly, whole genome shotgun sequence:
- the LOC123401122 gene encoding probable glucuronokinase 2, whose protein sequence is MVTETEKEMERRAYARVGLLGNPSDVYGGRAVSFAVAGLWATVRLRPSVDLLVQPHPRHDLVAFPSLHALVDRLDGGGYYGGVRLLLAICRIFHNHCKDNGIALEDKNFTLSYDTNIPRQAGLSGSSAIVCAALSCLVDFYGVRDRIRVEVRPNLILNAEKELGIVAGLQDRVAQVYGGLVYMDFSQEHMDKLGHGIYTPLDINLLPPLFLIYAENPSDSGKVHSSVRQRWLDGDEFIISSMKEVAQLAYDGHNVLLQKNYTELAKLMNRNFDLRRKMFGDDALGELNIKMVEVARSVGAASKFTGSGGAVVALCPDGDAQAELLKSACQEAGFVVEQIEVAPSALTKEELASLSNYLNPGHDQYVYRHPNGLCVVGLAPAHVALKEEGGITSIDFNVGKTDRSEIKVTGKRKRVTGIIDVCFLLQNAQHLQENSALCKVCTNDKTFVVRCCVKGQLLEINDRLIKQPNLINTAADREGYIGIFMQKPGDWLKVKDKFLSFEDYKNLRGIC, encoded by the exons ATGGTGACGGAgacggagaaggagatggagcgcAGGGCGTACGCGCGCGTGGGCCTCCTGGGCAACCCCAGCGACGTGTACGGCGGCCGGGCCGTCTCCTTCGCCGTCGCCGGCCTCTGGGCCACCGTCCGCCTCCGCCCCTCCGTCGACCTCCTCGTCCAGCCCCACCCGCGCCACGACCTCGTCGCCTTCCCCTCCCTACACGCCCTG GTGGATCGTCTCGACGGCGGCGGCTACTACGGCGGCGTCCGGCTGCTGCTGGCCATCTGCAGGATCTTCCACAACCACTGCAAGGACAACGGCATCGCCCTGGAGGACAAGAACTTCACCCTGTCGTACGACACCAACATTCCCCGCCAG GCCGGGCTCTCCGGCTCCAGCGCCATCGTCTGCGCCGCGCTGAGCTGCCTCGTCGATTTCTACGGCGTCAGGGATAGGATCAGGGTCGAGGTCAGGCCCAACCTCATCCTCAACGCCGAGAAGGAGCTCGGCATCGTCGCCGGGCTTCAGGACCGCGTCGCGCAGGTCTACGGCGGCCTTGTTTACATG GATTTTAGCCAGGAGCATATGGATAAATTGGGCCATGGCATATACACACCACTAGACATCAACCTGCTCCCCCCTCTGTTCCTCATCTACGCCGAGAACCCGAGCGACTCTGGCAAG GTACACAGCAGCGTCAGGCAAAGGTGGCTCGACGGCGACGAGTTCATAATATCATCCATGAAAGAAGTCGCGCAGCTAGCGTATGATGGCCACAATGTGTTACTGCAGAAGAATTATACCGAGCTCGCAAAGCTTATGAACAGGAACTTTGATCTGCGGAG GAAAATGTTTGGGGACGATGCGCTCGGCGAGTTGAACATAAAGATGGTCGAGGTAGCGAGGAGCGTCGGCGCCGCATCGAAGTTCACGGGCAGCGGGGGCGCGGTGGTGGCCCTCTGCCCAGACGGTGACGCGCAGGCGGAGCTCCTGAAGTCGGCGTGCCAGGAGGCCGGCTTCGTGGTGGAGCAGATTGAAGTCGCCCCGTCAGCGCTGACAAAGGAGGAGTTGGCAAGCTTATCAA ATTATCTCAACCCAGGACATGATCAGTATGTGTACCGGCATCCAAACGG GCTGTGTGTGGTTGGTTTAGCTCCAGCCCATGTTGCACTGAAAGAGGAAGGGGGAATAACTTCTATTGACTTCAATGTTGGCAAGACAGATCGCAGTGAGATAAAAGTCACAGGGAAACGCAAAAGGGTAACTGG AATCATTGATGTCTGTTTCCTATTACAGAATGCACAACATTTGCAAGAAAATTCAGCATTGTGCAAAGTCTGCACAAATGATAAAACTTTTGTTGTGAG GTGTTGCGTGAAAGGTCAGCTTTTGGAGATTAATGATAGATTGATCAAACAACCCAATCTGATTAATACCGCT GCTGACAGAGAAGGATACATAGGAATCTTTATGCAGAAACCAGGTGACTGGCTCAAAGTAAAGGATAAATTTCTTAGctttgaggactacaagaacTTGAGAGGAATCTGCTGA
- the LOC123401121 gene encoding methyltransferase-like protein 23 translates to MDSTAPSSTSSSSSEEEPGRAPPPRMTTVSRHYFGGASAESDHDLRVDIVENIEDDYGMFVWPCSVILAEYVWQQRPRFSRSKVVELGAGTSLPGLVAAKVGADVTLTDIAHNAEVLDNIRQICSLNNANCTVLGLTWGDWDEPVFDLHPDIILGADVLYDSAKFDDLFATVTFLLENSPGAVFITTYHNRSGHHLIEFLMVKWGLKCLKLLDGFSFLPSCKADSLQGNIQLVEIALEKEKPK, encoded by the exons ATGGACTCCACCGCTCCCTCTTccacgtcctcgtcgtcgtcggaggaggagccCGGACGCGCCCCGCCACCGCGCATGACCACGGTCTCGCGCCACTACTTCGGCGGCGCCTCTGCCGAGAGCGACCACGACCTCCGCGTCGACATCGTCGAG AATATAGAGGATGATTACGGGATGTTCGTCTGGCCATGCAGCGTCATCCTCGCGGAATACGTGTGGCAGCAGAGGCCGCGCTTCTCCCGCTCCAAAGTCGTCGAG CTTGGTGCAGGAACCTCGCTACCGGGTTTAGTAGCTGCAAAAGTTGGAGCAGATGTTACGCTGACAGACATTGCACATAATGCAGAA GTACTGGACAATATCCGGCAAATATGCAGTCTCAATAATGCGAACTGTACG GTATTAGGACTTACTTGGGGAGATTGGGACGAACCTGTATTTGATTTGCACCCTGATATTATTCTCGGAGCCGATGTGCTTTATGATTCAGCAA AATTTGATGATCTCTTCGCGACGGTTACCTTCCTCCTGGAAAATTCTCCTGGGGCAGTGTTCATCACGACATACCACAATCGCAG TGGTCATCACTTGATCGAATTCTTGATGGTGAAGTGGGGTTTAAAATGTTTGAAGCTTCTGGATggcttctctttccttccctcttgcAAGGCTGATTCACTACAGGGAAATATTCAGCTCGTTGAGATCGCACTTGAGAAGGAAAAGCCTAAATGA
- the LOC123404969 gene encoding phospholipase D delta-like, giving the protein MYVDIFEVVSSFILVRSTIVSESVRCLSSVQVVGTPYAHNQKCILVDTPASEATRRITAFLGGLDLADGRYDTPAHRLFGDLDTVFPGDIHNPTLGDAAVHHGPRLPWHDMHCRLDGAAAYDVLKNFEQRWRRATAKHLKASKHGKDDALLKLQRIPWILSQDVAHGEGHALRVLPEGDPRCWHAQVFRSVDAGSVKGFPRSWETEEMEARHLLCDKSLAVEQSIHAAYVAAVRAADRFVYLETERFVGSSYAWPRSFRHPGAGNLVPMEIALKAASKIRAGEDFAAYVVLPMWPAAEGPPGSAPAQEALFWQGKTMQAMYEVVAKAIAEAGGRAHPQDYLNFYCLGNRELAPPAPRGLDGRAAETGTSPAALARRHGRFMVYVHSKGMVVDDEYVLLGSANVNQRSLSGSRDTEIAVGAHQPHQTGRRPRGQVHQYRMSLWEEHLGRLDEVLKAPESPECVRRVNQVARENWERYTDEGEVVEEMQGHLMRYPVEVDDDGSVWPLTGHEFFPDVGGRVLGSTNKFPDHLTM; this is encoded by the exons ATGTACGTAGACATATTTGAAGTTGTTAGTTCATTCATTTTAGTTC GAAGTACCATCGTATCTGAATCAGTGCGATGCCTGTCCAGCGTGCAGGTGGTGGGCACGCCGTACGCGCACAACCAGAAGTGCATCCTCGTCGACACGCCGGCGTCCGAGGCCACCCGCCGTATCACGGCCTTCCTGGGCGGCCTGGACCTCGCCGACGGCCGCTACGACACCCCAGCCCACCGGCTCTTCGGGGATCTCGACACCGTCTTCCCGGGCGACATCCACAACCCCACGCTCGGCGACGCCGCCGTGCACCACGGGCCCCGTCTGCCGTGGCACGACATGCACTGCCGACTCGACGGCGCCGCCGCGTACGACGTCCTCAAGAACTTCGagcagcggtggcggcgggcGACGGCCAAGCACTTGAAGGCTTCCAAGCACGGGAAGGACGATGCTCTGCTCAAGCTCCAGCGCATCCCCTGGATCCTCAGCCAGGACGTCGCCCATGGCGAAGGCCACGCCCTCCGCGTCTTGCCGGAAGGTGACCCCCGGTGCTGGCACGCGCAGGTGTTCCGGTCGGTGGACGCCGGGTCGGTGAAGGGGTTCCCCCGCTCCTGGGAGACGGAGGAGATGGAGGCGCGGCACCTGCTCTGCGACAAGAGCCTGGCGGTGGAGCAGAGCATCCACGCGGCGTACGTGGCGGCGGTCCGCGCCGCCGACCGGTTCGTGTACCTCGAGACCGAGCGCTTCGTGGGCTCGTCGTACGCGTGGCCGAGGTCATTCCGGCACCCGGGCGCCGGCAACCTGGTGCCGATGGAGATCGCGCTGAAGGCGGCGAGCAAGATCAGGGCCGGCGAGGACTTCGCGGCGTACGTGGTGCTGCCGATGTGGCCGGCGGCGGAGGGGCCGCCCGGGTCGGCGCCGGCGCAGGAGGCCCTCTTCTGGCAGGGGAAGACGATGCAGGCGATGTACGAGGTCGTCGCGAAGGCGATCGCGGAGGCCGGCGGCAGAGCGCACCCGCAGGACTACCTCAACTTCTACTGCCTCGGCAACCGCGAGCTGGCACCGCCGGCGCCCCGGGGTCTGGACGGACGGGCGGCGGAGACGGGGACGAGCCCGGCGGCGCTGGCGCGGAGGCACGGGCGGTTCATGGTGTACGTGCACTCCAAGGGGATGGTCGTGGACGACGAGTACGTGCTCCTCGGCTCCGCCAACGTCAACCAGCGGTCCCTCTCCGGCTCACGCGACACCGAGATCGCCGTCGGCGCGCACCAGCCGCACCAGACCGGCCGGCGGCCGCGCGGGCAGGTGCACCAGTACAGGATGTCGCTGTGGGAGGAGCACCTGGGCCGGCTGGATGAGGTGCTCAAGGCGCCGGAGTCGCCGGAGTGCGTAAGGCGGGTGAACCAGGTGGCGCGGGAGAACTGGGAGAGGTACACGGACGAGGGGGAGGTGGTAGAGGAGATGCAGGGGCACCTGATGAGGTAtccggtggaggtcgacgacgACGGCAGCGTGTGGCCGCTGACGGGGCACGAGTTCTTCCCCGACGTCGGCGGCAGGGTCCTCGGCTCCACCAACAAGTTCCCCGATCATCTCACCATGTAG
- the LOC123404970 gene encoding phospholipase D delta-like, producing MSSMADDGERLELLHGDLDLTIHEACGLPNMDVLSTILRRLCIRPRRLPSRNVDADTDADSPLPRRRRRRQKPRGRHSIVPTSDPYAVVAVSRPDGPDTTLARTYVVRNSEAPDWSARIRIPLAHEASRLVFQVRDSDPFGSDLIGAASLPAADLLHGGPIVDAWLQLLRPDGRGPPKPNSAIRVSLTFTQAPPSSSRRRHFGGVPAYFPARRGCELKLYQDAHVPMGAPCSYERGRCWEDVCMAVLGAQKLVYVAGWAVGARVRLLREEMSPEMAEKAAEVRALAGVEVEKMAFGDMLKYKSQEGVRVCLLVSDHHDTPLHPSFFLNTGGMMQTSGEDTKKFFKHSSVICILSHRYPRSKVEMAKQKAS from the exons ATGTCGTCCATGGCTGACGACGGCGAGCGGCTCGAGCTCCTCCACGGCGACCTCGACCTGACCATCCACGAGGCTTGCGGGCTCCCCAACATGGACGTCCTCTCCACCATCCTCCGCCGGCTCTGCATCCGGCCCCGCCGCCTCCCCAGCCGCAACGTCGACGCCGACACCGACGCCGACAGCcccctcccccgccgccgccgccgccgccaaaaGCCCCGCGGCCGCCACAGCATCGTCCCGACCTCCGACCCCTACGCCGTCGTCGCGGTGTCGCGGCCGGACGGCCCGGACACCACGCTCGCGCGCACCTACGTCGTCCGCAACTCCGAGGCCCCGGACTGGTCGGCGCGCATACGCATCCCCCTCGCGCACGAGGCCTCCCGCCTCGTCTTCCAGGTCAGGGACTCGGACCCCTTCGGCTCCGACCTCATCGGCGCcgcctccctcccggccgccgaccTCCTCCACGGCGGGCCCATCGTGGACGCCTGGCTCCAGCTGCTCCGCCCGGACGGCCGCGGCCCGCCCAAACCCAACTCCGCCATCCGCGTCTCCCTCACCTTCACCCAAGCACCCCCTTCGTCCTCCCGGCGGCGCCACTTCGGCGGCGTGCCGGCGTACTTCCCGGCGCGGCGGGGGTGCGAGCTGAAGCTGTACCAGGACGCGCACGTGCCCATGGGAGCGCCGTGCTCGTACGAGCGCGGGCGGTGCTGGGAGGACGTGTGCATGGCGGTGCTGGGGGCGCAGAAGCTGGTGTACGTGGCGGGGTGGGCGGTGGGCGCGAGGGTGAGGCTGCTGCGGGAGGAGATGTCGCCGGAGATGGCGGAGAAGGCGGCGGAGGTGAGGGCGCTGGCCGGCGtcgaggtggagaagatggcgtTCGGGGATATGCTCAAGTACAAGTCGCAGGAGGGCGTCCGCGTCTGCCTCCTCGTCTCCGACCACCACGACACCCCCCTGCACCCCAGCTTCTTCCTAAACACG GGAGGCATGATGCAAACTAGTGGTGAAGACACGaagaagtttttcaaacactcgtCTGTGATTTGTATACTCTCGCATCGCTACCCTAGAagcaaagttgagatggctaaacAAAAGGCAAGCTGA